A part of Variovorax sp. HW608 genomic DNA contains:
- a CDS encoding HPF/RaiA family ribosome-associated protein: MQIQVNTSNGVANKEALERWADGQIRQTLGRFADTVTRIEVHLSDENHDAKGGADKRCVMEARLVHHQPLAVTQHAASLDEAFRGASDKLKRSLDNAVGRLYNHRDRESIRTGPDGATDEGNTP; encoded by the coding sequence ATGCAGATCCAGGTCAACACGAGCAACGGCGTTGCGAACAAGGAAGCGCTGGAACGATGGGCCGACGGACAGATCCGGCAGACCCTCGGCCGCTTCGCCGACACCGTGACGCGCATCGAGGTTCACCTCAGCGACGAGAACCATGACGCCAAGGGCGGCGCCGACAAGCGCTGCGTCATGGAAGCCCGGCTCGTCCATCACCAGCCGCTGGCCGTCACCCAGCATGCAGCCAGCCTCGACGAGGCGTTCCGGGGCGCGTCGGACAAGCTCAAGCGCTCGCTCGACAACGCGGTCGGCCGTCTCTACAACCACCGCGACCGCGAATCGATCCGCACGGGCCCTGATGGGGCGACCGACGAGGGGAATACCCCTTGA
- a CDS encoding acyltransferase family protein, protein MNRRHDIDALRAMAFGLLILYHVGMYYVADWPWHLKSVHASEWLRWPMVSVNVWRMDLVFLVSGVAFGFLCRGRRPMSLIGRRAVRLLVPLLFGMAFIVPYQAYVQGVANGLVAPGFGAFMARYLSGGPWPKGAFDGSDFPMTWNHLWYLAYLFAYTAVLALLMPAFRSAPGLRIRAAFLGLRGWRLLAVPALPVLLFTLWLAPRFPVTDDLVHDWYQHALFFTVFLYGFWMSIDEGIWCELERLRGWAAVIALGCVGAYLLLRFTSVGPETAAWIARSLRTVYLWSVLVVILGFAHRHLNRPWPWLGWANESVYPWYMLHQTLIIAGAVTLAPLRLGPVFEPIGIIVATVAGCWLLTDALIRRFRWLRPLFGLRRQQLQQPSPNASTGVVGI, encoded by the coding sequence ATCAACCGGCGACATGACATCGATGCATTGCGGGCCATGGCCTTCGGCCTGCTCATCCTCTACCACGTGGGGATGTACTACGTGGCCGACTGGCCCTGGCACCTCAAGAGCGTCCATGCCAGCGAGTGGTTGCGATGGCCCATGGTGAGCGTCAACGTCTGGCGCATGGACCTGGTATTCCTGGTGTCGGGCGTGGCCTTCGGCTTCCTCTGCCGGGGACGCCGACCGATGTCGCTGATCGGTCGTCGCGCGGTCCGACTCCTGGTGCCATTGCTCTTCGGGATGGCCTTCATCGTGCCCTATCAGGCTTATGTCCAGGGCGTCGCCAACGGACTGGTGGCACCGGGTTTCGGGGCCTTCATGGCGCGCTATCTCTCGGGCGGCCCCTGGCCGAAGGGCGCATTCGACGGCTCGGACTTTCCGATGACGTGGAACCACCTCTGGTATCTCGCCTATCTCTTCGCCTACACGGCCGTCCTGGCGTTGCTGATGCCGGCGTTCCGCTCGGCGCCGGGCCTGCGGATCCGGGCGGCGTTCTTGGGCCTGCGCGGATGGCGGCTGCTCGCCGTCCCGGCGCTGCCGGTACTGCTGTTCACGCTGTGGCTGGCGCCGCGGTTTCCGGTCACGGACGATCTGGTGCACGACTGGTACCAGCACGCGCTGTTCTTCACCGTGTTCCTCTACGGCTTCTGGATGAGCATCGATGAAGGCATCTGGTGCGAGCTGGAGCGCCTGCGCGGCTGGGCGGCGGTGATCGCCCTGGGGTGCGTCGGGGCCTATCTCTTGCTGCGCTTCACGAGCGTGGGTCCGGAAACGGCCGCCTGGATCGCCCGCAGCCTGCGCACCGTGTACCTCTGGAGCGTGCTGGTCGTGATCCTGGGCTTCGCGCACCGCCACCTGAACCGGCCCTGGCCATGGCTCGGCTGGGCCAACGAGTCCGTCTATCCCTGGTACATGCTGCACCAGACGCTGATCATCGCGGGCGCCGTCACGCTTGCACCGCTGCGGCTCGGGCCGGTGTTCGAACCGATCGGAATCATCGTCGCCACCGTGGCCGGCTGCTGGCTGCTGACCGATGCCCTGATCCGGCGCTTTCGCTGGCTGCGCCCCCTGTTCGGCCTGCGTCGGCAGCAGTTGCAACAGCCGTCGCCGAATGCAAGCACCGGCGTTGTGGGCATTTGA
- the ylqF gene encoding ribosome biogenesis GTPase YlqF — translation MAIQWFPGHMHLTKKAIADRIKEIDVVIELLDARLPGSSANPMLADLTGHKPGLKVLNKQDLADPGCTEAWLAHYNAQPATSAIGLDASQTAPARQLIDACHALAPNRGGMAKPMRVLICGIPNVGKSTLINTLTGTRKARTGDEAGITKLEQRIVLADDFYLWDTPGMLWPRIIVAKSGYNLAASGAVGRNAFDEELVALELLSYLKQHYAALVEARFRIDPIAGLADDEVLDAIGRKRGALLGKGKVNTQKAAEIVMHEFRSGNMGRITLETPEEFAQWLAQGRRLDAERQAKKDARAARRKGAKPDGDKANSDTPS, via the coding sequence ATGGCCATCCAGTGGTTCCCCGGTCACATGCACCTGACCAAGAAGGCCATCGCCGACCGGATCAAGGAGATCGACGTCGTCATCGAACTGCTCGACGCCCGGCTGCCCGGCTCCAGCGCGAACCCGATGCTGGCCGATCTCACCGGCCACAAGCCGGGTCTCAAGGTGCTCAACAAGCAGGACCTCGCCGATCCGGGATGCACCGAAGCCTGGCTCGCCCACTACAACGCCCAGCCCGCCACCAGCGCCATCGGCCTCGACGCGAGCCAGACGGCACCCGCGCGCCAGCTCATCGATGCCTGCCACGCGCTGGCGCCGAATCGCGGCGGCATGGCCAAGCCGATGCGGGTGCTGATCTGCGGCATTCCCAACGTCGGCAAGTCGACACTCATCAATACCCTGACCGGCACCCGCAAGGCCAGGACGGGCGACGAAGCCGGCATCACCAAGCTCGAGCAGCGCATCGTGCTGGCCGATGACTTCTACCTGTGGGACACGCCCGGCATGCTGTGGCCGCGCATCATCGTTGCCAAGAGCGGCTACAACCTCGCGGCCAGCGGCGCGGTCGGGCGCAATGCCTTCGACGAGGAACTGGTGGCGCTGGAGCTGCTGTCGTATCTGAAGCAGCACTACGCGGCGCTGGTCGAGGCGCGCTTCAGGATCGACCCGATCGCGGGCCTTGCCGACGACGAGGTGCTCGACGCCATCGGCCGCAAGCGCGGCGCACTGCTCGGCAAGGGCAAGGTCAACACGCAGAAGGCGGCCGAGATCGTGATGCACGAGTTCCGCAGCGGCAACATGGGCCGCATCACGCTGGAGACGCCCGAGGAGTTCGCGCAGTGGCTGGCGCAAGGGCGGCGGCTCGATGCCGAGCGGCAGGCGAAGAAGGATGCCCGCGCCGCGCGCAGGAAAGGCGCGAAGCCGGATGGGGACAAGGCGAATTCCGACACGCCGTCATGA
- a CDS encoding ankyrin repeat domain-containing protein, which yields MNSLSSPLRHGLHSLVPWAFALALATSLLGDAAAQAESDPSPHAQLLVAARQGQIERVKELLANGASVNARNPVGKTPLFIACEKGNTALGMLLIDAKADVNLASTARVTPLMAASYSGEAELVKRLLAAGARTDPVDRMNKSAPVYAAAQGNTAALDALLGAGIDVNATYEHKLTLLMWAAGQGHADTVRLLLARGAKADMRDDRGLTAFDIARGAGQAAVAEAAGLH from the coding sequence ATGAACAGCCTCTCCTCACCGCTTCGCCATGGACTGCATTCGCTCGTGCCCTGGGCCTTCGCGCTTGCGCTCGCCACATCGCTCCTCGGCGATGCAGCGGCACAGGCTGAGTCCGACCCCAGTCCCCATGCGCAGCTGCTCGTCGCAGCCCGGCAAGGCCAGATCGAGCGCGTGAAGGAGCTGCTTGCCAACGGCGCTTCGGTCAACGCCCGCAACCCCGTGGGCAAGACGCCTCTCTTCATCGCCTGCGAGAAAGGCAACACCGCGCTCGGCATGCTGCTCATCGATGCCAAGGCCGACGTCAATCTCGCGTCCACCGCTCGCGTCACGCCCTTGATGGCCGCCAGCTACAGCGGCGAAGCCGAACTCGTGAAGCGCCTGCTGGCCGCCGGCGCGCGCACCGATCCGGTGGACCGCATGAACAAGTCAGCGCCGGTGTATGCGGCCGCCCAGGGCAATACGGCGGCGCTCGACGCGCTGCTCGGCGCGGGCATCGACGTGAATGCGACCTACGAGCACAAGCTCACGCTCCTGATGTGGGCCGCAGGGCAAGGACATGCGGACACGGTGCGCCTGCTGCTCGCGCGCGGGGCAAAGGCCGACATGCGCGATGACCGCGGCCTGACCGCCTTCGACATTGCGCGCGGCGCCGGACAAGCCGCCGTGGCGGAGGCGGCCGGACTGCATTGA
- a CDS encoding pyrroloquinoline quinone-dependent dehydrogenase, with amino-acid sequence MKKTKFQHHLRRTLVAGPVLGLVSFGAFGQAEVPNQGTTGSPVPKTISVPQQKLDAADKDANNFLHSNMSYAQTRFYPAKQINTANVSKLHPVFTFQTEVVESMETAPIVVDGVMFVTTSYNHVYALDATTGKEFWHYKHKMGPVTTFCCGPNNRGVAVMDDKLYMGTLDSKLVALDAKTGKLLWSSQIADPEQGYSETMAPVAVNGKILIGTNGGEYGVRGFVKAFDANDGKLLWTFNTIPEKGHEGVWAPNDATQRNMLRDIAAEKAQFEKAGGDFYKTLGGGVWMAPAIDKETKSVIFVVGNPSPDLYGAERPGDNLYTDSIVAIDLDSGAYKWHYQYVPHDVWDLDAASPVILTEAKGKDGRMRKVAIHGGKTGHVYVHDRATGELIRYSEAMIPQESMWVLPTKDGARMLPGANGGVEWSPMAINPNLHMAYAANLHQPMTYHVEEAKYPGGSKLWLGGAFKVIPAEKQWGRLAAVNLDTGKLAWKFDTAEPLIGGVLATGGNLVFNGEGNGFFRAFDAQTGKKLWEYQCGAGVNAPAVSYSVNGKQYIAVAAGGNTQIDFKRGNSVVVFGL; translated from the coding sequence ATGAAGAAGACCAAGTTCCAGCATCACCTGCGCCGGACGCTCGTTGCCGGGCCGGTGCTCGGCCTCGTCTCTTTCGGTGCCTTCGGCCAGGCCGAAGTGCCGAACCAGGGAACGACCGGCTCGCCGGTACCCAAGACGATCTCGGTGCCGCAGCAGAAGCTCGACGCCGCGGACAAGGATGCGAACAACTTCCTGCACTCGAACATGAGCTATGCGCAGACCCGGTTCTATCCGGCGAAGCAGATCAACACGGCCAATGTCTCGAAACTGCACCCGGTCTTCACCTTCCAGACCGAAGTGGTCGAGTCGATGGAAACCGCGCCGATCGTCGTCGACGGCGTGATGTTCGTCACCACGTCGTACAACCACGTCTACGCGCTCGACGCGACGACGGGCAAGGAGTTCTGGCACTACAAGCACAAGATGGGGCCGGTCACGACCTTCTGCTGCGGGCCGAACAACCGCGGCGTCGCGGTCATGGACGACAAGCTCTACATGGGCACGCTCGATTCCAAGCTGGTCGCCCTCGATGCGAAGACCGGCAAGCTGCTGTGGTCCTCGCAGATCGCGGATCCCGAGCAAGGCTACTCCGAGACCATGGCCCCGGTGGCGGTGAACGGCAAGATCCTGATCGGCACCAACGGCGGCGAATACGGCGTGCGCGGCTTCGTGAAGGCCTTCGATGCGAACGACGGCAAGCTGCTGTGGACCTTCAACACCATCCCCGAGAAGGGCCACGAAGGCGTCTGGGCGCCGAACGATGCGACGCAGCGCAACATGCTGCGCGACATCGCGGCCGAGAAGGCCCAGTTCGAGAAGGCCGGCGGTGACTTCTACAAGACGCTCGGCGGCGGCGTGTGGATGGCGCCGGCGATCGACAAGGAAACCAAATCGGTGATCTTCGTGGTCGGCAACCCGAGCCCGGACCTCTACGGTGCAGAGCGGCCGGGGGACAACCTCTACACCGACTCGATCGTGGCGATCGACCTGGACTCCGGTGCCTACAAGTGGCACTACCAGTACGTGCCGCACGACGTGTGGGACCTCGACGCGGCATCGCCCGTGATCCTGACGGAGGCGAAGGGCAAGGACGGCAGGATGCGCAAGGTCGCGATCCACGGCGGCAAGACCGGGCACGTCTATGTGCACGACCGCGCCACCGGCGAGTTGATCCGCTACAGCGAGGCGATGATTCCCCAGGAGAGCATGTGGGTGCTGCCGACCAAGGACGGCGCACGCATGCTTCCCGGCGCCAACGGCGGCGTCGAGTGGAGCCCGATGGCGATCAACCCGAACCTGCACATGGCCTACGCGGCGAACCTGCATCAGCCGATGACCTACCACGTCGAGGAAGCCAAGTACCCCGGCGGCAGCAAGCTCTGGCTGGGCGGCGCCTTCAAGGTGATTCCTGCCGAGAAGCAGTGGGGGCGGCTCGCCGCGGTGAATCTCGACACCGGCAAGCTGGCGTGGAAGTTCGACACGGCCGAGCCCCTCATCGGCGGCGTGCTCGCGACCGGCGGCAACCTGGTCTTCAACGGCGAAGGCAACGGCTTCTTCCGCGCCTTCGATGCGCAGACCGGCAAGAAGTTGTGGGAGTACCAGTGCGGCGCAGGCGTGAACGCGCCGGCGGTGTCGTACAGCGTGAACGGCAAGCAGTACATCGCCGTGGCGGCGGGCGGCAACACGCAGATCGACTTCAAGCGCGGCAACTCCGTGGTCGTGTTCGGGTTGTAA
- a CDS encoding c-type cytochrome, producing the protein MVFASGLAWAQQAAVPAKAAACAACHGADGQPIMPVYPIIAGQNSRYIYLQLRDFQEGRRTNEVMLHIGMTRDDMHELANYFSAQKPPRQKFVPNADKVKLGKLKAEETLCTMCHLHGFAGQNEIPRVAGQNYDYIVKQLTDFKARRRTNDAGNMTSVANTLTAQDIENLAHFVSGL; encoded by the coding sequence ATGGTCTTCGCGAGCGGCTTGGCCTGGGCGCAGCAAGCGGCGGTGCCTGCGAAGGCGGCAGCGTGCGCGGCCTGCCATGGGGCCGACGGGCAGCCGATCATGCCGGTCTATCCGATCATTGCGGGGCAGAACTCGCGCTACATCTATCTGCAGTTGCGCGACTTCCAGGAGGGGCGGCGGACCAACGAAGTCATGTTGCACATCGGCATGACCCGGGATGACATGCATGAGCTCGCCAACTACTTCTCGGCGCAGAAGCCGCCACGCCAGAAGTTCGTTCCCAATGCCGACAAGGTGAAGCTCGGCAAGCTCAAGGCCGAAGAGACGCTCTGCACCATGTGCCACCTCCACGGCTTCGCCGGGCAGAACGAGATTCCGCGCGTGGCGGGGCAGAACTACGACTACATCGTCAAGCAGCTCACCGATTTCAAGGCCAGGAGGCGCACCAACGACGCCGGCAACATGACCAGCGTGGCGAACACGCTGACCGCGCAGGACATCGAGAATCTCGCTCACTTCGTGAGCGGCCTCTGA
- a CDS encoding cytochrome b: MLPSARYTRTAVWLHWLLAAALLGQIAFGFVLDEIAPRATPERSGVVNLHKSLGIVLGLLIAVRLGWRLSHPPPPWPATMGEAERRAARAMHAALYVCMAVMPLSGYIASNFIRFGISFFGIALPPWGPPLPSVYAFFQGVHLTTAVVFSALIVGHVLAALKHAVLDRDGVFARMLN, from the coding sequence GTGCTGCCCTCCGCGCGCTACACGCGCACCGCCGTCTGGCTGCACTGGCTGCTGGCTGCGGCGCTGCTCGGGCAGATCGCCTTCGGCTTCGTGCTGGACGAGATCGCGCCGCGCGCCACGCCGGAGCGTTCCGGCGTGGTCAATCTGCACAAGTCGCTCGGGATCGTGCTGGGCCTGCTGATCGCCGTGCGCCTCGGCTGGCGGCTTTCGCATCCGCCTCCGCCCTGGCCTGCAACGATGGGGGAGGCCGAGCGCCGGGCCGCGCGGGCGATGCACGCGGCGCTCTACGTTTGCATGGCGGTGATGCCGCTGTCGGGCTATATCGCGTCGAACTTCATCCGCTTCGGCATCAGCTTCTTCGGGATCGCATTGCCGCCCTGGGGGCCGCCGCTGCCGTCGGTGTATGCGTTCTTCCAAGGCGTGCACCTCACCACGGCTGTGGTGTTCAGCGCGCTCATCGTGGGGCATGTGCTCGCGGCGCTCAAGCATGCGGTGCTGGACCGCGATGGCGTCTTCGCGCGCATGCTGAACTAG
- a CDS encoding beta-propeller fold lactonase family protein, with the protein MKFRRLSWHRWLGCVLAVPLLAAAAPFAYVPNEGSGTLSVIDTATDKVVADIAAGKKPRGTAISADGRTAYVSDQPNNRLVLIDLAGRRVAGSIDLGESPEGVGISPDGRWVAAAVEESNDVAFVDTRSKLKAFVVKVRGKNPEHAVFSPDGKIVFVSAEDGGAVDIIDVQKRQQVAQVPVGARPRGIGFSPDGHRAYVAAENSNEVFVIDAISFGVLKRIGAGLRSNGIAVHPNGRRVFVSNGGDASVSVIDTASDTVVATIPVGQRPWNMALTPDGSKLYVACGRSGTVSVIDTATNTRTAEVPVGKLPWGVAVR; encoded by the coding sequence ATGAAGTTCCGGCGTCTGTCTTGGCATCGATGGCTCGGGTGCGTCTTGGCCGTTCCGCTTCTCGCGGCGGCGGCCCCGTTCGCCTACGTGCCCAACGAAGGATCGGGCACGCTGAGCGTGATCGACACGGCCACCGACAAGGTGGTGGCCGACATCGCGGCCGGCAAGAAGCCGCGCGGCACGGCCATCAGTGCGGATGGACGCACGGCCTACGTGAGCGACCAGCCGAACAACCGCCTGGTGCTGATCGACCTGGCCGGCCGGCGGGTGGCCGGCAGCATCGACCTGGGCGAATCGCCCGAGGGTGTCGGCATCTCGCCGGACGGCCGCTGGGTGGCGGCGGCGGTGGAGGAATCGAACGACGTGGCCTTCGTCGACACGCGCAGCAAGCTGAAGGCATTCGTCGTGAAGGTGCGCGGCAAGAACCCCGAGCATGCCGTTTTCTCGCCGGACGGCAAGATCGTGTTCGTGAGCGCTGAAGACGGCGGCGCGGTCGACATCATCGACGTGCAGAAGCGCCAGCAGGTCGCGCAGGTGCCCGTGGGTGCGCGGCCGCGCGGCATCGGCTTCTCGCCGGACGGACACCGAGCCTACGTTGCCGCTGAGAACTCGAACGAGGTCTTCGTCATCGACGCGATTTCGTTCGGCGTGCTGAAGAGGATCGGCGCGGGCCTGCGCAGCAACGGCATCGCGGTGCACCCGAACGGCAGGCGCGTCTTCGTGTCGAATGGCGGCGATGCCAGCGTGTCGGTGATCGATACGGCGAGCGACACGGTCGTCGCGACCATCCCGGTGGGGCAACGGCCGTGGAACATGGCGCTCACGCCCGATGGCAGCAAGCTCTACGTGGCCTGCGGCCGTTCCGGCACCGTGTCGGTCATCGACACGGCAACGAACACCCGGACCGCGGAGGTCCCGGTCGGCAAGCTGCCTTGGGGGGTGGCGGTGCGCTGA
- a CDS encoding RNA polymerase sigma factor, which translates to MASSADETDSIIAALDEGRRRFLALVGDIRPELHRYCTRMTGSVADGEDVVQDTLARGYYQLPELKELPPLRPWLFRIAHNHAIDHRRHEAHRAAEPIDLALDLAEREDREPEQALARSQAVHAALSCFMQLAPAQRGCVILKDVLDHSLEEIAEELELSVPAVKAALHRGRAVLRELSQPTADARPAAQPVSPELVRYATLFNAHDWDGVRAMLADDVRLDLVSRRKSAGRREVSLYFGNYGRVSDWHLVPAHLDGREVLAVMREPGAARPGYFIEIEWRDAHVVAIRDYRYVHYIAQEAALVPAR; encoded by the coding sequence ATGGCTTCTTCGGCCGATGAAACGGATTCGATCATCGCGGCCCTCGACGAGGGCCGCCGGCGCTTCCTGGCGCTGGTGGGCGACATCCGCCCCGAACTGCACCGCTATTGCACGCGGATGACCGGCTCGGTCGCCGACGGCGAGGACGTGGTGCAGGACACGCTCGCACGGGGCTACTACCAGTTGCCCGAGCTGAAGGAGCTTCCGCCGCTGCGGCCCTGGCTCTTTCGCATCGCGCACAACCACGCCATCGACCACCGGCGGCACGAGGCGCACCGGGCTGCGGAGCCCATCGACCTCGCGCTGGACCTGGCCGAGCGCGAAGACCGCGAGCCCGAGCAGGCGCTTGCGCGCAGCCAGGCGGTGCATGCGGCCCTCTCGTGCTTCATGCAGCTTGCGCCGGCGCAGCGTGGCTGCGTGATCCTCAAGGACGTGCTCGACCACTCGCTGGAGGAGATCGCCGAGGAACTGGAACTGAGCGTGCCGGCCGTCAAGGCGGCCCTGCATCGCGGGCGCGCCGTGCTGCGCGAGTTGTCGCAGCCCACGGCCGACGCCCGGCCCGCCGCACAACCCGTCTCGCCGGAACTGGTGCGCTACGCGACACTCTTCAACGCGCACGACTGGGACGGCGTGCGCGCGATGCTGGCGGACGACGTGCGTCTCGATCTGGTCTCGCGGCGCAAGTCCGCCGGGCGGCGCGAGGTCAGCCTCTACTTCGGCAACTACGGGCGCGTGAGCGACTGGCATCTGGTGCCGGCGCATCTCGACGGTCGCGAGGTCCTGGCAGTGATGCGCGAACCGGGTGCCGCACGGCCCGGCTATTTCATCGAGATTGAATGGCGCGATGCGCACGTGGTCGCCATCCGCGACTACCGCTATGTGCACTACATCGCCCAGGAGGCGGCGCTGGTTCCGGCACGCTGA
- a CDS encoding aldo/keto reductase — MRYLPLGRTGLFVSELCLGTMTFGGGEGIWTHIGDLQQADAERLVGSALDAGINFIDTADVYSGGRAEQITGQALRNLKVPRENVIVATKVLGEMGPGPNARGASRGHIMDGVKASLKRLQLDHIDLYQIHGFDPATPIEETVRALDQLVRQGHVRYVGVSNWAAWQIAKALGVAERLGLSRFESLQAYYTLAGRDLERELVPMLASEGVGLMVWSPLAGGLLSGKYGREQQAEPGSRRTTFDFPPVDKDRAFDCVDAMRPIAKAHGVSVAQVALAWLLHQPQVTSVIIGAKRPDQLADNIAATKLALGAAELEQLDAVSRLPAEYPGWMFARQGEYRRKQLAEAKAR, encoded by the coding sequence ATGCGTTACCTTCCCTTGGGCCGCACCGGCCTTTTCGTGTCCGAACTCTGCCTTGGCACCATGACTTTCGGCGGCGGCGAGGGCATCTGGACCCATATCGGCGACCTGCAGCAGGCCGATGCCGAGCGGCTGGTCGGCTCGGCGCTGGATGCCGGCATCAACTTCATCGACACCGCCGACGTGTACTCGGGCGGCCGCGCGGAGCAGATCACCGGGCAGGCGCTGAGGAACCTCAAGGTGCCGCGCGAGAACGTGATCGTCGCGACCAAGGTCCTGGGCGAGATGGGGCCGGGGCCGAACGCGCGCGGGGCCTCGCGCGGGCACATCATGGACGGCGTGAAGGCGAGCCTCAAGCGTCTGCAGCTCGACCACATCGACCTCTACCAGATCCACGGCTTCGACCCGGCCACGCCGATCGAGGAAACGGTGCGCGCGCTCGACCAGCTCGTGCGGCAGGGCCATGTCCGCTACGTCGGCGTTTCCAACTGGGCCGCGTGGCAGATCGCGAAGGCGCTGGGCGTGGCCGAGCGGCTGGGCCTCTCGCGCTTCGAATCGCTGCAGGCCTACTACACCCTGGCCGGCCGCGATCTCGAACGCGAACTGGTGCCGATGCTGGCCAGCGAAGGCGTCGGCCTGATGGTGTGGAGCCCGCTCGCGGGCGGCCTGCTCAGCGGCAAGTACGGGCGCGAGCAGCAGGCCGAGCCGGGCAGCCGCCGCACCACCTTCGACTTCCCGCCGGTCGACAAGGACCGCGCGTTCGACTGCGTCGATGCGATGCGACCGATCGCGAAGGCGCACGGCGTGTCGGTCGCGCAGGTCGCGCTGGCGTGGCTGCTCCACCAGCCGCAGGTGACCAGCGTCATCATCGGCGCCAAGCGGCCCGATCAGCTCGCGGACAACATCGCCGCGACGAAGCTCGCGCTGGGCGCGGCCGAGCTCGAGCAGCTCGACGCCGTGAGCCGGCTGCCGGCCGAATACCCGGGCTGGATGTTCGCGCGGCAGGGCGAGTACCGGCGCAAGCAGCTTGCGGAGGCGAAGGCCAGGTGA
- a CDS encoding restriction endonuclease subunit S has protein sequence MTAPRIALREVVEAKTGTMNPSAWPDDPITYVDVTAVDNRTKAIAGARTLRGAEAPGRARRLLRTGDVLVSTVRPNLNAVALVPESLDGDVASTAFCVLRATPRVLPEYLYFFVQSGHFIRQLDKLAKGALYPAVSDSCVLDQMIPLPPLEKQRGIVDMLLCARRALRQRREIRERTAQLLPALYGDAFGDSVSNPKGWPVVPLESLLKASPQNGLYKHRSAYGEGTPIVRIDSFNEGEMCEPARLKRLRLDDGEAQRYVLAEGDILVNRVNSTDHLGKSVLIRTLPEATVFESNMMRLVVDPERALSQYVFSALQTTRTRRHFQLNAKRAINQASLNQQDLKALPVMLPPLAKQASFARYADTAASARATEAQLTSTAEATLASLLAKVFG, from the coding sequence GTGACGGCGCCACGGATCGCGCTGCGGGAGGTGGTCGAGGCGAAGACGGGCACCATGAACCCGTCCGCCTGGCCCGACGATCCGATCACCTACGTCGATGTCACGGCGGTCGACAACAGGACGAAGGCCATCGCCGGCGCTCGCACCCTGCGCGGCGCCGAGGCGCCGGGCCGAGCACGCAGGCTGCTGCGCACGGGCGACGTGCTGGTCTCCACCGTGCGGCCGAATCTCAATGCGGTGGCGCTGGTGCCCGAATCGCTCGACGGCGATGTGGCGAGCACCGCCTTCTGCGTGCTGCGCGCGACGCCGCGCGTGCTGCCCGAGTACCTCTACTTCTTCGTCCAATCGGGACACTTCATCCGCCAGCTCGACAAGCTGGCCAAAGGTGCGCTGTACCCGGCGGTCTCCGACTCTTGCGTACTCGACCAGATGATTCCGCTGCCGCCCCTGGAGAAGCAGCGGGGCATCGTCGACATGCTGCTGTGCGCGCGACGCGCGCTGCGCCAGCGGCGCGAGATCCGCGAACGGACGGCGCAACTGCTGCCTGCGCTCTATGGCGACGCCTTCGGCGATTCGGTGAGCAACCCGAAGGGCTGGCCCGTGGTGCCGCTCGAAAGCCTGCTGAAGGCCTCGCCGCAGAACGGGCTGTACAAGCACCGGTCCGCCTACGGCGAAGGCACGCCGATCGTGCGGATCGACAGCTTCAATGAAGGCGAGATGTGCGAACCGGCACGCCTGAAGCGACTTCGCCTCGACGACGGGGAAGCGCAGCGCTACGTGCTCGCCGAGGGGGACATCCTGGTCAATCGCGTCAACAGCACGGATCACCTGGGCAAGAGCGTGCTGATCCGCACGCTGCCGGAGGCGACGGTGTTCGAGTCGAACATGATGCGGCTGGTCGTCGATCCCGAGCGCGCGTTGTCGCAGTACGTCTTCTCGGCGCTGCAGACGACGCGCACGCGGCGGCACTTCCAGCTCAACGCGAAGCGGGCGATCAACCAGGCGAGCCTGAACCAGCAGGACCTGAAGGCCCTGCCGGTCATGCTGCCGCCGCTCGCGAAGCAGGCGTCCTTCGCGCGCTACGCCGACACCGCCGCCTCGGCGCGCGCGACCGAAGCGCAGTTGACCTCGACCGCGGAGGCCACGCTGGCCTCGCTGCTCGCGAAGGTCTTCGGCTGA